A region of the Cyanobacteriota bacterium genome:
TGGAGACAGCAGTAGCGTCATCGTGCGATCGTAGTCATCACATTAGCTGTCTGGCCCAAGCCCTTGCACAGGAAGGCTGGCATGTTGACTTGTTCACTCGCCAATCTCGATCAGATTCTTTGACTACCGAATGGTTAGCACCCCACTGCCGCGTGATTCGAGTGCCAAGTTGTGCTGACCTGCCCTCAAATCAGCAGGCTGCTGAAACTGCTCGATGTATTCAGACGTTTCAGATCAAGGATGGTCTGATTTCTCCACTGTTCCACAGTCTAGATGAGCACTCTGCTCAAGTAGGGGCCTATTTCAAGCAGCATCAGGGTTGGCGATGGCTTCATACTCGCTGGCCAGAAACAGGGGAATTAGTCCAGGATTTTGAGGATTCCTCCCATATTCCCTTACCTGACCAATGCTTTTTGATTCGTCCCCAAGGTATCTGGATTGATCCTAGCTTGACGGATGAAGTTAGTCAAATGCGCTACCAGCGTACTATTGCCTCCCACAAGCTCAAGCATGTGACTTGGGAGCAAGTAGCTACCTATCTGAGTCAGTGCTATCGGCAGCACCTTGCGGCGCACGTAGGAGCAGTCGGCCTGAATATTCCACTAGTTGCCTGTCTGCCACTCCCAGTTTCTGGGAAAGAAGTGGCTGAGGGCAAACGATCTGTGCGTCCGTTGGAACAACAATATGCTGTTCCTCAATATTCCTATTCTGCCTAGAGGTCTAGACTAGTAAAATTCAAAGGTACTTTTGAATCTGCGACTGCTGTAATGGAGATAGCACAATCCACAGTTTCATCTTTAGGTTCAACGGAAGAGGGCAAAGAGAAAATCTATGCAGCCCTGAACGTGGTAGAGGTTGATGGTCGTACTTTTGCACCAGCTCAGCAGGTGCCTATTCCTGATTGGCCCTGCACAACCATTCAACGCCAGCAACCTACCCTTACCCTCAAGGATGATGATTTGTTCCTGATCACTGATACTCTGGGCGGTATTCCAGGCTGCTCAGAGGGGAGTGACGAGACCAGTTTGGGGCTGTTTTGTCGGGACACCCGCTTCCTCAGCCGTCTGGAATTGCAATTTGAAGGCCAACCCCTAATTCTGCTGAGTAGTACTGCTCAACGAGGATTTGCCCTCTCTGCCCTCTGTGCTAATCCCTACATTGCCGATCGGCGCATTTTCCCAGAGACAATTGGCATTCAACGTGATTTGGTACTCCAAGGCGGGCTGTTTGAAGAGTTGACTCTGACTAACTACAGTACTCAGCCTGTGGAATTTGAGTTAAGTCTTAGCTTTGATGCAGACTTTGCTGACTTGTTTGCCATTCGGGGATTTGTGCGCCAGCAGATGGGAACTGTGATGCGACGAGTGCGTCCCCCAGAGGGTGCCACTCCAGAACTGGTTTTCGACGAAGGTGGATTCACGGGCGATCGGCCTGAGCTTATCCTCGCGTATCAAGGACGTGATCAGGTATTGATGGAGTCTAGGATTCAATTCTATCGTCGTCGGCCTGATCGCTTTCAGGGCTACACGGCACTCTGGCAGTTAACCCTAAAAAGCCATGAGACTGAGGTAATTGGTTATCGTGTCCAACCCTTTATCAATGGTCAGCCTGCATCTTCTGTTAGCATCCCTGCTACGTTGAGTCAGGCCCTTGCTGCTGAGACCATGGAAGAGCAGCAATGGCGCGATCAGATCACCTGTATTCGCACAGATAATCGTACTCTTAACCAAATCATTGAACGGGCTGAGCAAGATATTTACCTGCTGATGCAGACCTTTAGTGAGGGTAAAATCCTCTCTGCGGGTATTCCTTGGTTCTCTACCCTGTTTGGTCGAGACTCTATCATTGCTGCTACGCAGACGCTAATCTTGAATCCAGATATTGCTCGCCAAACTCTAACTGTGCTAGCCCAGTATCAGGGTAAAGAGACCAATGATTGGCAGGAAGAGGAACCGGGTAAAATCCTCCATGAACTTCGCCTAGGGGAAATGGCTCGTTGTGGCGAAATTCCCCACACACCCTACTATGGCACCGTAGATGCTACTCCCCTGTGGCTGATGCTCTATGCTGATTACTACACTTGGACGGGCGATCGTGGCTTCCTAGATCAGTTTTGGCCCCATGCTTTAGCTGCTATGGATTGGATTGATCGCAGTTGTCAAGCTACGGGCTATCTCACCTACGAACGTAAATCCCCAGCAGGACTTCGGAATCAAGGTTGGAAGGATTCTGGGGACTGTATTGTTAATGCCAAAGGTGAACTCGCAGAGGGAGCGATCGCCCTCGCAGAGGTACAGGGCTACGTCTATGCAGCCAAGATGCGCTTAAGTCACTTGGCACGGGTGAAGCAGGAGCTAGAGTTGTCTGAGCGTTGGTACCAAGAAGCCCAGGCGTTTAAAGAACGGTTCGAGCGCGACTTTTGGCTACCCCACCAGGGCTACATCGCCCTAGCCCTTGATGGAAAAGGCAAA
Encoded here:
- a CDS encoding amylo-alpha-1,6-glucosidase → MEIAQSTVSSLGSTEEGKEKIYAALNVVEVDGRTFAPAQQVPIPDWPCTTIQRQQPTLTLKDDDLFLITDTLGGIPGCSEGSDETSLGLFCRDTRFLSRLELQFEGQPLILLSSTAQRGFALSALCANPYIADRRIFPETIGIQRDLVLQGGLFEELTLTNYSTQPVEFELSLSFDADFADLFAIRGFVRQQMGTVMRRVRPPEGATPELVFDEGGFTGDRPELILAYQGRDQVLMESRIQFYRRRPDRFQGYTALWQLTLKSHETEVIGYRVQPFINGQPASSVSIPATLSQALAAETMEEQQWRDQITCIRTDNRTLNQIIERAEQDIYLLMQTFSEGKILSAGIPWFSTLFGRDSIIAATQTLILNPDIARQTLTVLAQYQGKETNDWQEEEPGKILHELRLGEMARCGEIPHTPYYGTVDATPLWLMLYADYYTWTGDRGFLDQFWPHALAAMDWIDRSCQATGYLTYERKSPAGLRNQGWKDSGDCIVNAKGELAEGAIALAEVQGYVYAAKMRLSHLARVKQELELSERWYQEAQAFKERFERDFWLPHQGYIALALDGKGKPVDSITSNPGHCLGLGIFSPDKAKSVAERLQAPDLFSGWGIRTLSSASPAYNPMGYHVGSVWPHDNGIIVAGLRSLGLIEQSLEVTQGILDMIAQQPYCRPPELFCGFDRTPDSSPVRYPVACSPQAWATGAVFQLLQTMVNLVPDAPNNCLRILHPTLPPSVQNLSLQNLKIGQTLLDLEFERTGETTACRVVRKRGNLRVVIEA